The following is a genomic window from Antechinus flavipes isolate AdamAnt ecotype Samford, QLD, Australia chromosome 3, AdamAnt_v2, whole genome shotgun sequence.
ctcacttctgtataacttttttattgactgaacccatgccagggtaattttttacaacattatcccttacactcgcttctattccaacttttcccctccatccctccaccccctccccgagatggcaagcagtcctatacatgttaaataggtcacactagatacaatatatgtttgcaaaaccgaacagttcttttgttgcacaggaagaattagattcagaaggtaaaaatagcccgggaagaaaaacaaaaatgcaaacagtttacattcatttcccagtgttctttctttgggtgtagctgcttctgtccatcattgatcaattgaaactgagttagatcttctctttttcaaagaaatacacttccatcagaataacatcctcatacagtatcattgttgaagtatataatgatctagttctgttcattttattttgcatcacttcatgtaagtctctccaagcctctctgtattcatcctgctggtcatttcttacagaaaaataatattccataacattcatataccacaatttatccaaccattctccaattgatgggcatccattcattttccagcttctactggcttctattttaaaagcaaatacagCACATCAATATTTGAGAAGAAATTATCTTAAAGGAGAGTGAGAACAACTTGAGATAAAGGTCGTTATGTGAGAATGGAGGGACTTTTAGGGGCACATGTTCTATGAAGTTTTTCCCTTGTGCATTAATGTGTATGCAATCTTTAATTGGATATGTCCTCTGGGAATTTTCATGTATTAGATTTTATAGCAGTTACCTGTAGTCttcagaaaaaatatagaaagaatgatCATGATCAATAGcactagataaaaaaaaaacaatttcaccCCCAATAAAGCCCTTCATCAATGCTATCTTCAATTAGCAATTGCTGTGTGTGAACTCAGAACCTAAGCAATTAATGGATTCTAGATCTTTGTAGTCTCAATCTTGGAATCCTCCTTAGAAGGTCTTAAGGGACAAAGCTTCTGTTGTTAAGAGTaccatgtgtatattttgaaatagTATACCACATGCAAACAGGCAACCAAAAACACCATTGAATAGTACAGAGCATATGGTAGAATAATGAGAGAATTTTTCTTCTTAGAGAATGACGACTCCAGCTACAAGGCTCTTCAATGGCTCCCACTTCCAGGTCAAAGAATTCATCCTTATGGGACTCCCTGGAATCCATAGTTGGCAGCATTGGCTATCTCTACCTCTGGCAGTACTCTACCTCTCCTCCATCAGTGCCAATCTGCTCATCTTTATCACCATCTGGAAGGAACCCAAATTACACCATCCCATGTATCAGTTCCTAAGCGTTCTGTCTATAGTGGACATAGGCTTGGCCACCACCATCATGCCCAAGATATTGGCCATCTTCTGGTTTGATGCCAAAGCCATCAGCCTCCCTGAGTGCTTTGCTCAGATCTATGCCATACATTGCTTTGTAAGCATGGAGTCAGGCATCTTCCTCTGCATGGCTTTTGACAGATATGTGGCTATTTGCCATCCCCTCCGCTATCCCACCATTGTCACAGACTCCTCTGTCTTCAAAGCCACAATATTTATGGTACTCAGAAATGGGCTGGCTGTTATCCCAGTGCCTGTGCTGGCTGCACAGAGAGACTACTGCTCCTCAAATGAAATAGACCACTGCTTGTGCTCCAACTTGGGGGTCACCAGCCTGTCTTGTGATGACAGGAAGGTAAACAGCATTTGTCAGATGATTGTGGCCTCTTTGATAATGGGAGGAGACTTAATCCTGATCATCCTTTCCTATGCCTTGATCTTCTCATCTGTACTGAAGTTGAATTCTGTAGAAGCTGCATCTAAAGCCCTAAGTACATGTAGCTCCCATCTCattctcatcctttttttctATACAGTGATTGTTGTAATTTTTGTCACTCACCTGGTGGGAAGAAAGTATCCCCTGATCCCTGTGCTCTTCAATGTGTTGCACAACATCATCCCCCCAGCCCTCAACCCTATAGTGTATGCGTTTAGGACCCAAGACCTTAGGCTGGGCTTCCAGAAGTTGATTCTGCCAGGCAAAAAGAGCAAATGAGCTCAAAGCAGCCAAGCTCCCTGTTGTCCAGTGTGTATATTCTACACTTCCTCAAGTTAAGTACAGGTATGATTGGtgctttgtatgtgtgtgtgtgtgtgtgtgtgtgtgtgtgtattttgtttttattatgagaGCAAGTTTTTAATATACTTCAGGTGTTTACTATTTCTTTAGGGTTCTTCCTCacttttttgattcattttgaCATGTCAGAATACAGCATGGAATTCTGATGGCTTAAAGAATTTTCTCACAGATCATAACATATAGTAAACACCTAAGAATGCCTTAGATGAATGGAAAGATCCCATTTGGGTTATGATGAATATTTTAAGCCAAAGAATTTTGTATACCATTTATTTATGGGCAGCTAAGCTGGGCATGTGATAGAGTAACAAGCCTGTATTCAAAAAGACTCATCAACTTctttcaaatgtgacctcagacactttctaatcATATGACCCTGGGAAATCACGTAACTCTGTTAGTTTCAgattcctcacctataaaatgagcaggagaaggaaatggcaaatcactccaggatatttgcaaaaaaaaaaaaaaaatttaagaggtcagaaatgactaaacaacatcaTTCTTGAATCCAAGTACTTTCCATCCTTTTAACATTGACAAAGAGATATTGAATAAAGACTTCATGTAAAAGGACAAGTGTGTCAAAAGAGGACTTGCTGTGCATTGATGCTATTGGTTTACAAACTCCATATCTGCTGAAACTGAATTGAGCTGGGGAGTCACCAgatgattttctttctcaggtCTTAACCATTGAATTCAAagtccttttgttttgttttgttttgtttttactttcacaTATCTATTCGCCAGTGAAAAAAATTAGAGGTAgattctatatatatgtgtgtatgtgttttatatatatatatataatattatgtatatgtatgtgtttgtgtttaaaatatttatacatgtatataaatatataaaaatatatatgtacaaatgtcCTACTGTACTTGAAATTATACCTACATTATAAACcttatgcaaaataaaatattaaagcttaAGACAAAGATGGAATATTTGATCCTAACATCCAGAACATTGTGAGAAGAGTGACATGGTCACTCATATCTATGGCTTGTGTGTAGAAAGAATagagagtagaaagaaaagacCTGAGGCAAGAACACCACTGAAGAGATGTTTTTGACTGAGTAGGTAAGAAGAGATGAGGTCCTAAAGCTGGGGAGAAGAGTCTGTgtaaagaaagaaaccaaaagatTGAGACATGCTAGAATTGATTTGGCAACAGACTAGATTGGAAGAGTGAGAGAATTTTGGGAGCTAAGTGTAACACTAATGTGAATTTAGATGACTGGAAAGATGAGATTTCCTTGAACAGTAGTATGCAAAGTCTAAAGagcaaaaaagatatatatatatatatatatatatttaaactgtttatttttcaaaacatgtgtgtggacaattcttcaacattagcccttgaaaaatattgtgttccaatttccagtcttcttccatCTTATATTTCCTTACATATTCTTTAATTCAGTGATACTAAACTCTTTTCTGTCCTTCGGCTCTCCCTTATGCATAGAATGATCCCTCTCCTCATCCTTACCTCCTTCAAATGTCAATTAAAATCCCAGCTTTTACATCAAGGCTTTTCCAATTGTTCTAAATTCAAGTACTTTcgcttttaattatttcctatttattcagtCTATATCTAgtttgtacatatgtatttgcATCTTATCCGCACTATTAAAATAGAAGCCTTGAAGATAAGAActaaattttacttttctctgtaGTCCCACAATctagaatataataataacatactaaatacttattgacatatgcattaaataatttgcttatgaCCATCATAAGAGCAGTAgtggaaaataaatacaattttcctTATGCTTCTCACCTCTCTCAGGAAGTTGGTCAAAGAAATCTTGACATAATGTATTgttggaaagagagagatagaaatagcTCTCTCTCCACTAAACCAGCACTTCTTCTAGCTGTATAACCAATAATGGAACCCTTCCTTATTTCCAAATGCAAGCTCTCTATCAAGGCATtacacacagctagaaagtgatCTTCCAGGATTCTCTCTCACATATATATGCAGCTAAGTATCACCATGAATAGAGTGcaaaatctgaagtcaggaaaattcatcttcttaagttcaaattttgcccttagacacttactacttaACTCTGTTCGCCTAAGTTCCTCagatataaaatgagctggacaaagaaatgggaaaccacttcaatatctttaccaagaaacccTCCCCAAATGAAGCCACTAAGAGTTGcacacaaatgaaatgactgaacaataatatgtgtgtgtgcatatgtgtatatgtatatatgtgtatataaatgaaaacagagagagagagagagagagagagaaaaagagagagagagacagaagaaaaaaagagaaagagagagagagagcgagagagagagagagagagatcctttGATAACATACCACATGCCAACTATCATCATCAATACTGGGGCAAATATTCTCTTTAATGAGATTGCAGGCTCACAAgtttcaaagttaaaaaatataaattcttaaatataaattaataaattgtgaaaataaacaaaaagataggAAGTAGAGACAACTATGTAGTAGTTGACCTGAAAAAAAACTGGGATTTTTGTGTGGATTCATACTCAATATGAATTCAACATTGTCATATGGAAGCTCTAAAAGCTAATTCCATCAAACagcattaagaaaaattaagttttcagGACTATGCTTGTCATGGATGAGGTAATAGAAAATACTTTGAATAATCAAACCACACCTTGGGAATTTTCTACAGTTTCAGTGCACAGATTTTcaaaaagacttttataaactgGATAACATCTAGTGCAAAGCAATCCATATTGTGAAAAGTCGCCAACATGGGGAAGGTTTTTCACGTTGTATGAGCATTAACTGAAGGAATTGGGAGTTACTTTGGAGAAAATAAGACAAGTTGAGAGCAGGGAcaatagttgtcttcaagtattcgATTAACTATAACACAAAAGAAGAGTATGGCTTGTGTTTACCTTTAGAGAGCAGAATTAGAAAGACTGGATGGAAGTTGTAATGAGGAAAAATTTGGACTTCATACAAAGTGAACCATAgcagaaggaagcaaagaaaacaatgatTTATTCTGCAACTACTCTGTACCAGGCACTAaggaaaatgctttacaaatgcctcatttaattctcacaaaaaCCTTTGAAGGTAGATTCTATTATCTCCCATTCTgcagctgagaaaattgagataaataGAGCTTAAGTAAATAGCCCCATGTCATAGAGCTACTACCTGACATCAAATTGGAACTTTGTCATCTTAACTAGGATagttttctatctactatgccactttGCTACATTTTCGGTAACTTTTAGAAACATCTGAAAATAGAATGGTTACTTCAAGAAATATCATATGATCTCTGACAAGGGATCTCTAAGCAAAGATAGGTGATGATTTGTCTGGTATATTGTAGAGGTGATTCTTATGCTGGTATGTTGAATTAGTAGGCTTCTGAAAGTGAAATGTTACTATCATCTAGGTTTTCTCATCATACGAGGTTCGAATTGTACATGCTCAATTCAGGAGAAAAAggttatagttttaaaaattttacctaGTTATATTCTAAATATAGATTAAATCTCAGCAGCCCTGAAGTTTCAGGACTCTAAAATCCTCTGAGATATCTAGTCCTACAGCCACACACATCTGGGACCATTCTGTAAGAATAATCCTCAGAGAGTTTAAGCAAGAGTATGTAATAATGGCCCCAGTCTGAGCTCCACAGGTAAGAGGCTCTCAAAGATTTTGATTGGAAACTTTTTCAATCATGTACAGAGATATGCTCTTTGCTGGCATTGGGGTAAGTACTATCTATAAGTACTTAAATGACTTACATGTTAAAGAGCAAATAGAATTCTTGTACCTGGCTTTAGAAGTCAGAACTATTGGACTGAAGTTGCAGGAAGATAGTCTTGGACTTTAAATAATAGAAACTTCATAATAATTAGAACTTTCCCAAAAAGTAATGAATAACCATACAAGTAGTGATTCTTATTCATTTGAGGTCTTCCAGTAAAGCATggctgggcagctaggtggtctgGTAGATAGAGgactgggcatggagtcaggagttataatctgacctcagatatttactagctgtgtgacctaggacaagtaacttaatcttgtttgcctcagtttcctcatctgtaaaatgaactggagaagaaaatggcaaaccactcaaatacctttgccaaaaaaaaaaaaaaaacaacaaattggcATTGTGAAGAGATAGCcaagactgaataataacaaataaagaaTGGCTGACTTCTTGTTGAGAATGAGATTTTTATTTAGCTATATTCAGGACTATAAGAAATAGTCCTCACATTCCTTCTATCTCTGAGACTAGTTTATTTTGTAATTCTCCAATTCATAGAAATATGACAATAGAAATCTGAAAATCACTATAACTTAGAGATTTACAAGACAGTACCTAATTGTAGTCAGTGTGttcaaattatcaaattatcaaaCTTTGAAGGATTACATTCCAGCAATTTAAAAGTAACAGTTACTGTGCAAAGACGGTGCACTATAGTGGAGCTCTGAAACCAGAGAATCCAAGATTGGGAAATCTTCCTCAGATTACTATATGTGAATAACCTTGGCTACTTCACTTAAACACTATGGGTTGAAGTTGTCCCACCTCTAAGGTGAGGAGATGAGACTAAACAATCTTTGTtttagttctagatctatgacctCATGTTTCTGTTAATGCATCCTGAGTTCATAATAACTTGATTTAGCTTTTCAAATGATGAACATTATTTTTGATGAGTGGAAGGGTATTAaatttcattaagaaaataattcatcattATCACGATAAAGCCATCATAAGGCTTTAAATTGCTCTCATGGTTGAATTCTTTAGGTTCCTTCTGTTATTCTAGGTGATTGAAACTTATTTACACGATGACTGTCATTTAAGATAATAGTGATCTCATCTAGTTTTATGATAATCGAGTTGATAAaattttctcacttcatttaATTCTGTGATAAAAGACCAAAATGTCACTAGACCAAGAATTGGGATTTTTGGACTTAACTATGCTTCCTCTACCTTATAGTGGTAAAACTGATCTATTGGaacaaaatggaaatgtttatatttttcgcTATTAATTTTATTAGTCAGTGTTGTCTATCATGATCTTGTTGGATGCTTACTATTTTACTTAGTGTATTTAGTAAAACCTCCCTTGTTGGTAATCCATGAAGTTaggatcaaacaaaaaaaaactccactTCAGAGGTTTTTGGAATGATTTTGCCAATTCATGCTCCAACCATCAGTTTATTAATATATCTGTTTTCTCAGCCCCACCAAtcttactattttcatttttggtcatttttccTAATATGATTCCTATGAGATAAAATCTTAGAGttgatttaattaatatttctattattctttgtttcaaaatattcttttgggTGGTTTTTCATAGATAATAATAAGAGAGTAAGATCACAACATCTTTGATTCTTATgacttttgaagaagaaaattatcaTGAATATCATATAGCATTTTATGGACTGTAAAAAgtaacatttaatttaaataaaaagcaacaaTGATCTCCAATGACTACCAGTATAATATTCAAAATGCAATGCTACTGACCACACTACTCTTCTCAAAGTGAACAGTGGCTGAATATTATCTATTAAACAAAGTATATAAATACTGTGACTAGAATTGGAAAAACCTCCACAATCTTCTCCAACCAAGCTTTCCATTCTAATATGATACTTAATTCCTTTCCATAGTCTATGTTTTAATCAAACTGGTCTATAATCTATCCTCTGCTCTTATCTGGTCTAATTGCTGTTATTCAAGTTGTCACTAAGATTGTATTACATTAACACAAATCTCCATCAGATGGACACTTACCCGTCTATGAAGacatctcctcttttttttttttttttaggccattttatttttattggaacGAATTGGGAGACATCATTTTCAAGTGaaagatacaattaaaaaaaaaaaaaacctgacatttTGAATAATTTTACACATGTGCTACATTTTGTTTATCTGAGATGAGGTCTCTTCTGACCTGATATATGAGTAATCTAGCAGAAAAATAAATCACAGCAAACAATTATTAAGAGCTTTCACCTAATTTTTAGGATCTCTTCCCAAAGAATCAtttatcatagaaacagaaaaacagggTGTCTGGCAAATAGTACTCTTCTGGCATCGTGTCTGTCTGAAAATTGTGACCATTTTTCAGATGGCCTCCTTTTAATAGTTGAGTCATTTGAAATCcatacaaattattttgatggCCAAATAATCCTGAATATCTCAATTAGATTGGAAGTGTCACCTCCAAGAGAAATAGCCTCAGtcttttttctcccaaattcATAGATCAGATGAATTGACATCCTCCTGGAGTtgacatctattaaaaaccattcCAGTTTCCAATGACCTAAAAAAGCCAAGCAccctatatattttaattttttttcaaattaccaTGAAGAATCAATCTGATTCTCagatttttcttctgtatattcttTTCAAAACGATCGTAACCGATCATTTAAAGAGTAGAAGAAATACCTTACAGGTGGCATAGGGGCCCAAAAGGACATACTGTAGAATTCACACACATACTTTGGTAAAAAACGGATTCTTTAACAGCACCAACAATCAACGCCGATCATGCTGGTTTATGCTCATTTTGAAAGTCAAAGtccttttcttcctaaaatttctCAAAACA
Proteins encoded in this region:
- the LOC127557495 gene encoding olfactory receptor 56B1-like: MTTPATRLFNGSHFQVKEFILMGLPGIHSWQHWLSLPLAVLYLSSISANLLIFITIWKEPKLHHPMYQFLSVLSIVDIGLATTIMPKILAIFWFDAKAISLPECFAQIYAIHCFVSMESGIFLCMAFDRYVAICHPLRYPTIVTDSSVFKATIFMVLRNGLAVIPVPVLAAQRDYCSSNEIDHCLCSNLGVTSLSCDDRKVNSICQMIVASLIMGGDLILIILSYALIFSSVLKLNSVEAASKALSTCSSHLILILFFYTVIVVIFVTHLVGRKYPLIPVLFNVLHNIIPPALNPIVYAFRTQDLRLGFQKLILPGKKSK